ATTTGAGCTGGCCGATGGTGGCACTATCTTCCTGGATGAAATAGGAGAACTGCCCATAGAGTCACAGGTGAAGTTACTCCGCGTATTGCAGGAAAAGGAATTTGAAAGGGTAGGTGGTAGTAAGGTCATTAAGGTCGATGTGAGAGTGATTGCTGCTACCAACAGAAACCTGGATAAAGAAGTAGCGGAGGGGCGTTTCCGGCTGGACCTGTACTATCGTCTGAATGTTTTCCCGGTGGAGTTGCCCCCGCTGAGAGAAAGAAAGGAAGATATTCCCCTGCTGGCACAGCATTTTGTGGATAAGCTGTCTGAGAAACTGGGACGTAGTGTAACTACGATCAGTCCGGAGGCGATGAAGCAGTTGCAGGTGTATGACTGGCCGGGTAATATCCGCGAAATGGAACACCTGATGGAAAGAAGTTTGCTGATGACCAGCGGCTCTGTGCTAAAGCAGATCATATTACCCAGATCAACGGGAGAGAAACCCGTATTGCAGACTTCATCCATAGAAGGGAACAGGATCAAAACCATGGAAGAAATGGAGATCGATCATATACTGCATGTACTGAAAGCCTGTAAAGGGAAGGTATGTGGTACCGGTGGGGCAGCGGAAATACTGGGATTGCCACCAAGTACATTAAATTCCAGGATCAGAAAACTGGGCATCAAAAAAGATTTTCACATCAGGGACTAGATATTTACCTGGTATTCATTGGTAGTACCATTGTCCCGTGTTGATAACAGGTTGATCTTTTGCAGGAAGATATGCATATGCACCCCCTTGTCATTCCTCATTTCGAGTTTTCCACCAAGTTGTTTGGCCAGGCCCTGCATCAGGTTTACCCCCAATGATGTACAGGTGTTGATATCAAAGTCATCGGGTAGTCCTTTGCCATTGTCCCGTACTGTCATCATCAGGGTATGATCATCCGATTGTTTCAGTGATATAAAGATCTTCGGTTCTTCCTGGTCAGTGAAGGCATATTTAATGGCGTTGGTGATCGCCTCATTCAATATCAGCCCCAGTGGTACTGCCTGCGATACGTCCAGTACGGTCCTGTCAACATCTGGCAGGAATGCGATCCTTCCCCTGGTATCAAAACTGTCCTGCAGATATAACACCAGTTCGTAAATGTAATCACGCATATCGATTCCTGAAAGATTAGTGCCCTGATAGAGTTTCTGATGAATGAGTGAAATAGAGTTCATTCTATGCTGACTTTCTTTTATCACACTAAGTGCTACATTGTCTTCCAGGTATACAGACTGTGAGTTAAGCAGACTAATAACGATTTGCAGATTGTTTTTTACCCTGTGGTGGATTTCCTTGAGCAGCCATTCACGTTCGTTGACCAGCTGTTTGAGGGATTCGTTTTGCAGGTTGATGGCTGTTTGTTTTTCCTCCAGCTGTTTATTCGCCTGTTGCTTCAGCCGGTATCTGCTATATCCCACAGCCAGTAACAGTATGACGAGGATGAGAGCGGCTATTAACAGGCTACGGGAGATCGCTTCACTACGCAGGGTTCTTTGCTGGAGCTCATTCTTTTGTTGCAGAGATTGTATATCTTTCGCTTTATTAGCAATATCCAGGTCTTTTTTCTCCGTCTGAAACTGCAACTCCATTTGTGCAATCTGTTTATCATGGTTCCTGTCACCTATTGAGTCGAAGAGTCTTTTATATCGCTGATAATGCTGTATGGCCTGTACATAATTACCGTTGGCAGAATCGGCGAGGAACAGATAGCGTTGTATCGCCCCGAGTTTTCTTAGGTCAGTCGTTTGCTTGCTTAGTTCGTTCAGCCAGGCAACGTGCGGTGCTATTCCAGGAAGATCATGTTTGGCCAGAAACAGGTTAATGGCGGCATACTGGAAGTTAAGAATGTAAGGCTCCGTTGAGTGCGTGTTTCTTACATTCGGCAGCAAACGATTGTAATAATATGCTGATTCGTCATATTCTTTCAGGGAGGTATAGGCTTCCATCATCGTAGTGACAATATGAATGTAGATGGCGGTGTCTTTTACCGGATAGGTGTCCAGTGCGCTTTTGATGATCCTGATCGCTTTGCGTTCCTGCTGCATCCTGATGTTTGACCAGGCGATGTTACTGCTTAAGACCAAAATAGCACTTGTATCATGGTTTCTTTTTGCGATCTGCAATGACTTTTCATAACTTGATACTGATTCAGGCAGTTTATTGAGGGAGTTGTAAATATAACCCAGTCTGTTGTACAACGCCATGGCGGTACCCGTACTATCCTTCGCCTGTTCGGCAAGTCTGACAGCCTGGAGCTGGTAATTGAGCCCTTCTTTCAGTTGCCCGACCTGCACTGACATCTGTCCAAGCAGGCTTAATATATCCTGGATATCTGTTTTATGATGTGCATGATAAATGTCCAGCGCGTCTTTCAGTAATGTCAGGGCTAAGGGGTATTCCGCCTGAAGTCCATATAGGTCTCCCATGAATTTTAGCGCATCGGCCAGTTGAATGGTATTGGGAGCAGTTACCTTTAGTATGTCTACAGCATTCTTATATAATCGTACTTTTTCCGCGATGTCGCTATCGTTGTCGATGGTGTAGTATTGGGACATTTCCATCCAGGCAGCCGCAGCTTCCCGAGAGGCAACGGTGGTGTTTTTAAAGAAGGTAAGTGCTTTCTCTGCGAAGGTTTTTCCTGTCTTCCGGTCTCCTTTTTCCCGGTATATCTGTGCCATTAATGCATAGGCGCCACCTTCTCCCCGGGTAAAACCTGTTTTGTTTGAAAGGTCAAGCGCCTGCCGGCAATATGCCAGGGCTTTATGCATGTCCCCTGTTTCCTCTCCCGGCTTATTGACATAATAGCTGCCGGTTTCCAGTAAACGTATCACCCGGGCGCTATCTGCTTTCGTATCTCCCAGTTGCCGGAGTAATTCTTTCTCTTTATTATCGGCTTGTTGTTGTGTATATCCGGTCATCGTGCATAGCACCAGCATAATAACAGCATAATATCTTGGCAGTATTCCAGGCATGAATATGACATTGTGTAGGAAGATAATGGTAGTCGCCAGCAAACTTAGTCAAAATCATGAAAGAATACGTAAGAAAACAGCTATCCAATGGTAGGGGACGGGATGCTAAACCGTAATAGCCACAATGATTACCATAAATAAGACAATAATGGCCATCCGCCAGAAGACGGATGGCATTGCGCACTCACTCTTATAGATCTACATCTAAAACAACACGGTATGTCGCTTTACCAGACTCCAGGTGTTCAATGGCTTCATTGATCCGGCTCATCGGAAAATGTTCTACCATTGCACGTACATTGTGTCTTGCAGCAAAGCGAAGCATCTTATCAAAAGCGCTCCTGGAGCCCGCAGGAGACGCAGATATAGCTGTCTGCGGGACAAGTAATGATAATACAGATACAGGAATGGATTCAAATGGAATACCTACGAAGTGCAGGCGTCCTTTCGGAGACAGCATGGCAATGATCTTATCCCATTCCAGTGTCACTCCCACCGTAACGATGATCAGGTCAAAATGACCTTTCAGGCTTTCCCACTCTTCAGTATTCCTGCTGGATACTATATGGTCAGCGCCCAGCTTCTTTGCTTCGTCATATTTTGCCGGAGAAGAAGAAAACGCTGTTACTTCCGCACCCCATGCATGAGCGAATTGTACGGCCAGGTGCCCTAATCCGCCTACACCGATCACGGCCACTTTATCTGTCGCCTTTACACCATATTCAAGTAACGGATAAAACACCGTGATACCAGCACAGAACAATGGACCCGCATCCGCTGCATTCAGTCCTTCCGGCACGGGTATTACCCACAACCAATGCGCCTTGATACGATTCGCAAATCCGCCGTGGCTACCCAGTATCGTTGCTTTTAATCTTGTGCATAAATGGGCATCGCCATTCAGACAAGGATCACAGTGTCCGCAGCTTTCCTTGTTCCAGCCTATACCGACTGTCTGTCCGATAGATAGTCCCTTGGTTTTAGCCACATCACCCAGTGCCACGATCCTGCCGGTGATCTCATGACCTGCTACCAATGGATAGGGTAAACCAAATCCTCCCTGGAGCGCAGTAATGTCTGTATGACACAAACCGCAGTTCTCTATAACTATTTCTACTTCTTCCGCTGAAACGGGTGATAATTCGTAGGTAAACGGTTGTAGTTTACCATGTGGCTCCATTTGAGCCCACGCCTGAACAGTTGCCATATGTTGATGTTATTATAAATAGATGTTTTATTCTGCAATGGGAAGTCCCATTTTAATCCAGTCTTCTCTTACCGGTCCATATAATTCAGGTACTGGCAGGTTAAGTATGCGCATGATGATGCCCATCTGACTTCGATGATGAATTTCATGTTGTACGAGCAGGGATAATACATCTCCTCTCTTCCAGTTTTTGCCAAATAGCAATACTGTGTTATCCAGCATGTCATCGTGCCAGCGTTCGTTTACGGCAGTTGTCATGCGTAGATGATAGTCTTTATACAGCTCGGTAATGTGTGACAATGCTGCTGGTGTAGTTTGTCCGGCCAGCTCGTTTGTATCAAATAATCCGGTCT
The DNA window shown above is from Chitinophaga agri and carries:
- a CDS encoding tetratricopeptide repeat-containing sensor histidine kinase — translated: MPGILPRYYAVIMLVLCTMTGYTQQQADNKEKELLRQLGDTKADSARVIRLLETGSYYVNKPGEETGDMHKALAYCRQALDLSNKTGFTRGEGGAYALMAQIYREKGDRKTGKTFAEKALTFFKNTTVASREAAAAWMEMSQYYTIDNDSDIAEKVRLYKNAVDILKVTAPNTIQLADALKFMGDLYGLQAEYPLALTLLKDALDIYHAHHKTDIQDILSLLGQMSVQVGQLKEGLNYQLQAVRLAEQAKDSTGTAMALYNRLGYIYNSLNKLPESVSSYEKSLQIAKRNHDTSAILVLSSNIAWSNIRMQQERKAIRIIKSALDTYPVKDTAIYIHIVTTMMEAYTSLKEYDESAYYYNRLLPNVRNTHSTEPYILNFQYAAINLFLAKHDLPGIAPHVAWLNELSKQTTDLRKLGAIQRYLFLADSANGNYVQAIQHYQRYKRLFDSIGDRNHDKQIAQMELQFQTEKKDLDIANKAKDIQSLQQKNELQQRTLRSEAISRSLLIAALILVILLLAVGYSRYRLKQQANKQLEEKQTAINLQNESLKQLVNEREWLLKEIHHRVKNNLQIVISLLNSQSVYLEDNVALSVIKESQHRMNSISLIHQKLYQGTNLSGIDMRDYIYELVLYLQDSFDTRGRIAFLPDVDRTVLDVSQAVPLGLILNEAITNAIKYAFTDQEEPKIFISLKQSDDHTLMMTVRDNGKGLPDDFDINTCTSLGVNLMQGLAKQLGGKLEMRNDKGVHMHIFLQKINLLSTRDNGTTNEYQVNI
- the ahr gene encoding NADPH-dependent aldehyde reductase Ahr, which encodes MATVQAWAQMEPHGKLQPFTYELSPVSAEEVEIVIENCGLCHTDITALQGGFGLPYPLVAGHEITGRIVALGDVAKTKGLSIGQTVGIGWNKESCGHCDPCLNGDAHLCTRLKATILGSHGGFANRIKAHWLWVIPVPEGLNAADAGPLFCAGITVFYPLLEYGVKATDKVAVIGVGGLGHLAVQFAHAWGAEVTAFSSSPAKYDEAKKLGADHIVSSRNTEEWESLKGHFDLIIVTVGVTLEWDKIIAMLSPKGRLHFVGIPFESIPVSVLSLLVPQTAISASPAGSRSAFDKMLRFAARHNVRAMVEHFPMSRINEAIEHLESGKATYRVVLDVDL
- a CDS encoding DinB family protein — translated: MYYSINVFIEDWQFEVHKTLSVFSLLTDETKSIRVHDNVRTLERLAFHIPQVIGDIGFQTGLFDTNELAGQTTPAALSHITELYKDYHLRMTTAVNERWHDDMLDNTVLLFGKNWKRGDVLSLLVQHEIHHRSQMGIIMRILNLPVPELYGPVREDWIKMGLPIAE